A window from Oryzomonas sagensis encodes these proteins:
- a CDS encoding acetyltransferase, which yields MDRLVVIGGGGHAKVLICVLKKSGYDLAGYTDRQDNGPILGAPYLGDDGILAEMIRKDAACRAIIGIGKIDASDRRIRLQNEFLALGYGFPPVVSPQAVVNEEVRLGAGTAVLDGVVVNSGSQIGRACILNTNSTVEHDCRIGDNVHIAPGATLSGGVTVGDNSLIGTGANVIQGVGICANCLIGAGSTVVKDITIPGTYVGNPAKRIG from the coding sequence ATGGATAGGCTGGTCGTCATCGGCGGAGGCGGACATGCAAAGGTCCTGATCTGCGTCCTGAAAAAATCCGGCTATGACCTTGCCGGTTATACGGACCGGCAGGACAATGGGCCGATTCTCGGGGCCCCGTATCTCGGTGATGACGGCATCCTTGCGGAGATGATACGGAAAGATGCCGCTTGCCGGGCAATTATCGGCATAGGGAAAATCGACGCTTCAGACCGGAGGATCAGGCTTCAGAACGAATTCCTTGCGCTCGGTTACGGGTTCCCTCCGGTGGTGTCTCCCCAGGCCGTCGTCAACGAGGAGGTCCGGCTCGGTGCCGGAACAGCCGTCCTGGACGGGGTGGTGGTCAACAGCGGCTCGCAGATCGGGCGTGCCTGCATCCTCAACACGAACAGCACGGTCGAGCATGACTGCCGGATCGGGGATAACGTCCACATCGCGCCCGGCGCCACGCTCAGCGGCGGCGTAACCGTGGGGGACAACAGCCTGATCGGAACCGGGGCGAACGTCATCCAGGGCGTGGGCATCTGCGCCAATTGCCTGATCGGCGCCGGCTCCACGGTGGTAAAGGATATAACGATCCCGGGGACGTATGTGGGCAACCCCGCGAAGAGGATCGGATGA
- a CDS encoding LegC family aminotransferase — translation MDTPKMIPLSVPSLKGNEWNYVKECLDTGWVSTAGKYVERFEEEFSAFVGSPHAVACVNGTAALQVALRVVGVLPGDEVIVPTLTFIAPVNAVNYLGAAPVFMDCDDFYNIDVEKTLDFLRDETEIQRGVTYNKRTGRRVAAIIPVHIFGNAVRMHELATTCRDRNIGIVEDATESLGTRYLDPVLAGKHTGTIGDVGCFSFNGNKIITTGGGGMIVTSIPKYAERARYLTTQAKDDEVRYVHNEVGYNFRLTNVQAAIGVAQLELLPGFLESKRENFLRYKETIDHIDGLTLADAPPYARNNHWMYALQVDRTRYGKDREEVMAYLKGEGVQTRPVWHLNHLQVPYRDCQQYHIEKACRMLEITLNIPCSTGITAGEVAFVAERLRHG, via the coding sequence ATGGATACTCCGAAAATGATACCGCTCTCAGTACCGTCCCTGAAGGGCAATGAATGGAACTATGTCAAGGAGTGCCTGGATACGGGGTGGGTTTCCACGGCCGGCAAGTACGTTGAACGGTTCGAGGAGGAGTTCAGCGCCTTCGTCGGCTCCCCCCACGCCGTTGCCTGCGTCAACGGGACCGCGGCGCTCCAGGTGGCGCTCAGGGTTGTTGGCGTGCTCCCCGGCGATGAGGTTATCGTCCCGACCCTCACGTTCATCGCCCCGGTGAATGCCGTGAACTACCTGGGCGCCGCCCCGGTCTTCATGGATTGCGACGATTTCTACAACATTGACGTGGAAAAAACCCTTGATTTTCTGCGGGACGAGACGGAAATCCAGCGTGGCGTTACCTACAACAAGCGAACCGGCAGAAGGGTTGCCGCCATAATCCCCGTCCACATATTCGGCAATGCGGTCAGGATGCATGAACTTGCGACTACCTGTCGCGACCGCAACATCGGCATCGTCGAGGATGCGACCGAGAGCCTGGGCACCCGTTATCTCGATCCGGTGCTGGCGGGGAAGCATACGGGAACCATCGGGGATGTGGGCTGTTTTTCCTTCAACGGCAACAAGATCATCACGACCGGCGGCGGGGGGATGATCGTTACCAGCATTCCCAAATATGCCGAAAGGGCGAGATACCTGACCACCCAGGCAAAGGACGATGAGGTCAGGTATGTTCATAACGAGGTCGGTTACAACTTCCGTCTGACCAACGTCCAGGCCGCAATCGGGGTGGCACAGCTGGAACTTTTGCCCGGATTTCTGGAGTCGAAACGGGAAAATTTCCTGAGATACAAGGAGACGATAGACCACATCGACGGCCTGACGCTTGCGGACGCCCCCCCGTATGCGCGGAACAACCACTGGATGTACGCGTTGCAGGTCGACCGCACCCGCTACGGGAAGGACCGGGAGGAAGTGATGGCATACCTGAAGGGGGAGGGGGTCCAGACGAGACCCGTCTGGCACCTGAATCACCTCCAGGTCCCCTACCGCGATTGCCAGCAGTATCATATCGAAAAGGCGTGCCGGATGCTGGAGATAACGTTGAACATTCCCTGCAGCACGGGTATCACGGCGGGCGAGGTGGCCTTTGTGGCCGAGCGGTTGCGCCATGGATAG
- a CDS encoding NAD-dependent 4,6-dehydratase LegB → MDLRNKKILVTGADGFIGSHLTEELVRSGCDVRAFVYYNSFNSWGWLDSLAPEVSTSLDVFSGDIRDPHGVKQAMTGCDIVLHLAALIAIPYSYHSPDTYVDTNIKGTLNVLQAARELGVAKVVHTSTSEVYGTARFVPITEEHPLLGQSPYSASKIGADHLALSFYHSFQTPVAIIRPFNTYGPRQSARAFVPTVITQIASGARTIRLGALHPTRDLNYVTDTVAGFMAVAQCDAAVGEVINIGSNYEISMGDTARMIADIMGADMEIVTDEERLRPEKSEVERLWADTAKARRLLRHEQNYAGLEGLRRGLARTIEWFALPENLKLYKPHIYNI, encoded by the coding sequence ATGGACCTGAGAAACAAAAAAATCCTTGTGACCGGCGCCGACGGTTTTATCGGTTCTCACCTCACCGAGGAACTCGTGCGCTCCGGCTGCGATGTCCGCGCCTTCGTGTATTACAACTCGTTCAACTCCTGGGGATGGCTGGACAGCCTCGCCCCGGAAGTGTCGACGTCGCTGGACGTCTTTAGCGGCGATATCCGTGACCCCCACGGGGTGAAACAGGCCATGACGGGGTGCGACATCGTACTCCATCTGGCCGCGCTCATAGCGATCCCCTATTCCTACCATTCGCCGGATACCTATGTCGACACCAATATCAAGGGGACCCTGAATGTCCTTCAGGCCGCTCGCGAGTTGGGGGTGGCCAAGGTGGTGCACACATCGACCAGCGAGGTTTACGGCACGGCCCGTTTTGTGCCCATAACCGAAGAACATCCCCTCCTGGGCCAGTCGCCGTACTCCGCTTCCAAGATCGGCGCCGACCACCTCGCCTTGTCCTTTTATCATTCCTTTCAAACGCCGGTCGCCATAATCCGCCCCTTCAACACCTACGGACCGAGACAATCCGCGCGGGCCTTTGTGCCGACGGTCATTACCCAGATTGCGTCCGGGGCTCGCACCATCAGGCTCGGTGCGCTCCATCCGACGCGCGACCTCAACTACGTGACCGACACGGTTGCCGGGTTCATGGCGGTCGCCCAATGCGATGCAGCCGTGGGTGAGGTGATCAATATCGGCAGCAACTACGAGATCTCCATGGGGGACACGGCCCGGATGATTGCCGATATCATGGGGGCTGACATGGAGATCGTCACCGATGAGGAGCGGCTCAGGCCCGAAAAGAGCGAGGTGGAGAGGCTCTGGGCCGATACCGCCAAGGCGAGGCGGCTGCTCAGGCATGAACAGAACTACGCCGGCCTCGAAGGGCTGCGGAGGGGGCTTGCCCGGACAATCGAGTGGTTCGCCCTTCCGGAAAACCTCAAGCTGTACAAACCGCATATCTACAACATCTGA
- a CDS encoding polysaccharide pyruvyl transferase family protein produces MTNVLLVGDNSSYQNWGGRGGSIALLQILSERFRVGDTIPGSAFQLDSAGFGYVGTLLPPGYGWLFAMLRASRHKKRIYEYYIRLEELFGAKDFIAHDPVETVANILRYKDTHREIGEIYEKAQNADLLVIHGEGDFVLATPPRREVLFLLGMAELGLHLHKKVVFANGLVSDCPTTGRNHATLEFARRTLSRCNGVIVRDYQSLDYVKKEMPAAECSLVPDSLFSWYPYIEKSASQIPANGDFIMPFPENKQNLGRLDFSKPYICIGGSALAAKDKTAAVPHFARLLEKVQGLGYPVYLTENCGGDVFLRTVAAEAGVGFVPVNTSVFMGGAILANARLFISGRYHPTILASLGGTPCIFLGSSAHKMLSLQTLLEYDYVREFPVFPSSGEIDEILELAREYLRQGEALRATIRAVAGKRCREAKRLPDVITEHIKDTEPR; encoded by the coding sequence GGTCGGCGATACCATACCCGGCAGTGCGTTCCAACTGGACTCTGCCGGCTTCGGATATGTCGGTACGCTTCTCCCGCCGGGGTATGGCTGGCTCTTTGCGATGCTGCGTGCAAGCCGGCACAAAAAAAGGATCTACGAGTACTATATCCGGCTGGAAGAGTTATTCGGGGCCAAGGATTTCATAGCCCATGATCCTGTGGAAACCGTTGCCAATATCCTCCGCTACAAGGATACCCACCGGGAGATCGGGGAGATATACGAGAAGGCTCAAAACGCCGACCTCCTCGTCATCCATGGGGAAGGCGATTTTGTGCTTGCCACCCCGCCGCGCCGGGAAGTCCTGTTCCTGCTGGGGATGGCCGAGTTGGGGCTGCATCTGCACAAAAAGGTGGTTTTTGCCAATGGACTCGTTTCCGACTGCCCTACCACCGGGCGGAATCATGCGACCCTGGAATTCGCCCGAAGGACGCTGTCCCGGTGTAACGGGGTCATTGTGCGGGATTACCAGTCACTGGACTATGTGAAGAAGGAGATGCCGGCCGCCGAGTGCAGCCTTGTCCCCGATTCCCTTTTCAGCTGGTATCCGTACATCGAGAAGAGCGCCTCGCAGATCCCGGCAAACGGAGACTTCATCATGCCCTTCCCGGAGAACAAGCAGAATCTGGGGCGGCTGGATTTCTCCAAACCCTATATCTGCATCGGCGGAAGCGCATTGGCCGCGAAAGACAAAACAGCGGCAGTACCCCATTTCGCGCGCCTTCTGGAAAAGGTTCAGGGACTGGGGTATCCGGTGTATCTCACGGAAAACTGCGGGGGGGATGTCTTTCTCCGGACGGTTGCAGCCGAAGCCGGGGTGGGGTTTGTCCCGGTCAATACCTCGGTATTCATGGGGGGCGCGATCCTGGCAAATGCCCGCCTCTTCATCTCCGGCAGATACCATCCCACCATCCTCGCTTCACTGGGTGGAACGCCGTGCATCTTTCTCGGGTCCAGCGCCCACAAGATGCTCAGCCTGCAGACGCTCCTCGAGTATGACTATGTGCGCGAGTTCCCCGTCTTCCCCTCCAGCGGGGAGATCGATGAAATACTTGAATTGGCGCGGGAGTACCTCCGACAGGGGGAAGCGTTGCGGGCGACCATACGGGCCGTTGCCGGGAAGCGATGCCGCGAGGCAAAGAGGTTGCCCGATGTCATAACCGAACATATTAAGGACACGGAGCCCCGGTAA